One genomic window of Lytechinus variegatus isolate NC3 chromosome 1, Lvar_3.0, whole genome shotgun sequence includes the following:
- the LOC121417463 gene encoding uncharacterized protein LOC121417463 isoform X1, translating into MSSSDEEMSDYDLEGCWDLADINMSTAVTASRNPSGSGEKSSVSSNVRKLRHLFEEQAHPTGKPPPVPRQIQTTNNINANTTTTSSSSAKSSLSGVVLRHKESKSVHGRPRPASNEYNVNVQQRLSGDFTGVTVKAGEGNGDDPRKRFTNVLKKFEAASSPPIQRRATGPRRTSSSPPTSPPVFKKRIHESAERSGEPFGVDIRRDSESEVFQIDVSHSTSNGDEPLNSKHIPSVESVPHENIIEDSIPRANGDVKRDVDAETIPMDTSNKENVVVGDSQVVMRRNRPRQSEDSTAATRRWSFGQSARPFSREYSEAEFHHVDPPKKKEMPASEIIAINRPDIDYAEKLNVDVESSRRKDATERLSSRSNHTPTQDSNIDIKKPLEKSVDDEYSVNDIHEALGQSPYSTRSIPSKTEDVPFPEVKPQSHEPIRTSVTGRVESSGPVTELSSGSKEERPDIVSDLPSEGSCSFLSPTPSMEDDISKNRINLTAEAITSDISPRSRDGDASTDILAMAMSLPESTIDTDEDEGEEERRSHEDEPPHFEADDSDITDESEDAVGGYDLVKDEDDDDIRHEPDSARGTLEELEDSVEDQGYDISFNIEGFMPGEMRSASDDDSTEQSSSSGEEHAADDTFLKWRRETPKSYQIQIQGLSDTEEVAATPKTKADRRVTFTRQPAQVRYLLTLNEITWSGKLPQIVEFRNVLDL; encoded by the exons ATGTCATCGTCAGACGAAGAAATGAGTGATTATGATTTAGAGGG GTGCTGGGACCTGGCTGATATCAACATGTCCACTGCAGTAACAGCCAGTCGTAACCCAAGCGGCAGTGGCGAGAAATCCTCCGTAAGCTCCAATGTCCGCAAGCTACGGCATCTCTTTGAGGAGCAGGCACACCCAACCGGCAAGCCTCCCCCTGTTCCCAGACAAATCCAGACAACCAACAACATCAAtgccaacaccaccaccacaagCTCCAGTAGTGCCAAGTCTTCACTATCTGGGGTTGTTCTCAGGCACAAGGAATCAAAGTCAGTTCATGGTCGCCCAAGGCCTGCAAGTAATGAATATAATGTGAACGTTCAACAACGGCTAAGCGGGGATTTTACTGGTGTGACGGTGAAGGCGGGAGAGGGTAACGGAGATGACCCCAGGAAAAGATTCACAAATGTCCTCAAGAAGTTTGAGGCTGCAAGTAGCCCCCCTATCCAGCGGAGGGCAACAGGTCCTAGAAGGACCAGTAGCAGCCCACCGACCAGTCCTCCAGTCTTCAAGAAACGAATCCATGAAAGTGCGGAGAGATCAGGAGAGCCGTTTGGAGTTGATATCCGAAGGGACTCTGAATCAGAGGTATTCCAAATCGATGTATCACATTCCACTTCAAATGGTGATGAACCATTAAACTCAAAGCATATACCGTCAGTGGAAAGTGTACCTCATGAAAATATAATAGAGGATTCTATTCCTAGAGCAAATGGGGATGTCAAGAGGGATGTAGATGCTGAAACCATACCGATGGACACTAGCAATAAGGAGAATGTGGTTGTAGGAGATTCTCAGGTTGTCATGAGGAGAAATCGCCCAAGACAGTCAGAGGATTCTACTGCTGCCACAAGGAGATGGAGTTTTGGCCAGTCTGCCAGACCATTCTCTCGGGAATACTCCGAAGCAGAATTTCACCATGTAGATCcaccaaagaaaaaagaaatgcctGCCTCAGAAATTATTGCAATTAATCGTCCTGATATTGATTATGCCGAAAAGTTGAATGTGGACGTTGAGAGCAGTCGTCGAAAAGATGCAACAGAGCGACTGTCCTCTAGGTCAAATCATACCCCCACTCAGGACAGTAATATAGACATTAAAAAGCCACTTGAAAAATCTGTTGATGATGAGTATTCAGTTAATGACATTCATGAAGCGTTGGGCCAATCACCATATTCCACAAGGAGCATTCCTAGTAAAACCGAAGATGTCCCGTTTCCGGAAGTTAAACCGCAGAGTCACGAACCCATCAGAACAAGCGTAACTGGCAGAGTTGAATCTTCAGGACCTGTCACTGAACTGAGTTCTGGATCTAAGGAGGAGAGACCTGATATTGTATCTGATCTTCCTTCTGAAGGATCGTGCTCATTCCTGTCCCCCACACCCTCGATGGAAGATGATATCTCCAAGAACCGCATCAATCTAACAGCGGAAGCCATCACATCAGATATATCCCCTAGGAGTCGTGATGGTGATGCTAGTACGGACATCCTTGCCATGGCCATGTCCTTACCAGAATCAACCATTGACACCGATGAAGACGAAGGTGAAGAAGAGAGACGCTCTCACGAGGATGAACCCCCGCACTTTGAAGCAGATGACTCGGACATCACGGATGAGTCCGAGGATGCTGTCGGTGGTTATGACCTGGTGAaggacgaagatgatgatgacattcGTCACGAGCCTGACAGTGCTCGTGGAACTCTGGAAGAGCTTGAGGACTCTGTAGAGGACCAGggttatgacatttcattcaACATTGAAGGGTTCATGCCTGGTGAAATGAGATCTGCCAGTGATGACGATTCAACGGAGCAGTCATCCTCTTCAGGAGAGGAACATGCTGCCGATGATACA TTCTTAAAATGGAGAAGAGAAACACCGAAg TCGTACCAAATCCAGATCCAAGGTTTATCAGATACAGAGGAGGTCGCAGCAACGCCGAAGACCAAAGCGGACAGACGGGTAACATTCACCAGACAACCCGCACAG
- the LOC121417463 gene encoding uncharacterized protein LOC121417463 isoform X2, whose translation MSSSDEEMSDYDLEGCWDLADINMSTAVTASRNPSGSGEKSSVSSNVRKLRHLFEEQAHPTGKPPPVPRQIQTTNNINANTTTTSSSSAKSSLSGVVLRHKESKSVHGRPRPASNEYNVNVQQRLSGDFTGVTVKAGEGNGDDPRKRFTNVLKKFEAASSPPIQRRATGPRRTSSSPPTSPPVFKKRIHESAERSGEPFGVDIRRDSESEVFQIDVSHSTSNGDEPLNSKHIPSVESVPHENIIEDSIPRANGDVKRDVDAETIPMDTSNKENVVVGDSQVVMRRNRPRQSEDSTAATRRWSFGQSARPFSREYSEAEFHHVDPPKKKEMPASEIIAINRPDIDYAEKLNVDVESSRRKDATERLSSRSNHTPTQDSNIDIKKPLEKSVDDEYSVNDIHEALGQSPYSTRSIPSKTEDVPFPEVKPQSHEPIRTSVTGRVESSGPVTELSSGSKEERPDIVSDLPSEGSCSFLSPTPSMEDDISKNRINLTAEAITSDISPRSRDGDASTDILAMAMSLPESTIDTDEDEGEEERRSHEDEPPHFEADDSDITDESEDAVGGYDLVKDEDDDDIRHEPDSARGTLEELEDSVEDQGYDISFNIEGFMPGEMRSASDDDSTEQSSSSGEEHAADDTSYQIQIQGLSDTEEVAATPKTKADRRVTFTRQPAQVRYLLTLNEITWSGKLPQIVEFRNVLDL comes from the exons ATGTCATCGTCAGACGAAGAAATGAGTGATTATGATTTAGAGGG GTGCTGGGACCTGGCTGATATCAACATGTCCACTGCAGTAACAGCCAGTCGTAACCCAAGCGGCAGTGGCGAGAAATCCTCCGTAAGCTCCAATGTCCGCAAGCTACGGCATCTCTTTGAGGAGCAGGCACACCCAACCGGCAAGCCTCCCCCTGTTCCCAGACAAATCCAGACAACCAACAACATCAAtgccaacaccaccaccacaagCTCCAGTAGTGCCAAGTCTTCACTATCTGGGGTTGTTCTCAGGCACAAGGAATCAAAGTCAGTTCATGGTCGCCCAAGGCCTGCAAGTAATGAATATAATGTGAACGTTCAACAACGGCTAAGCGGGGATTTTACTGGTGTGACGGTGAAGGCGGGAGAGGGTAACGGAGATGACCCCAGGAAAAGATTCACAAATGTCCTCAAGAAGTTTGAGGCTGCAAGTAGCCCCCCTATCCAGCGGAGGGCAACAGGTCCTAGAAGGACCAGTAGCAGCCCACCGACCAGTCCTCCAGTCTTCAAGAAACGAATCCATGAAAGTGCGGAGAGATCAGGAGAGCCGTTTGGAGTTGATATCCGAAGGGACTCTGAATCAGAGGTATTCCAAATCGATGTATCACATTCCACTTCAAATGGTGATGAACCATTAAACTCAAAGCATATACCGTCAGTGGAAAGTGTACCTCATGAAAATATAATAGAGGATTCTATTCCTAGAGCAAATGGGGATGTCAAGAGGGATGTAGATGCTGAAACCATACCGATGGACACTAGCAATAAGGAGAATGTGGTTGTAGGAGATTCTCAGGTTGTCATGAGGAGAAATCGCCCAAGACAGTCAGAGGATTCTACTGCTGCCACAAGGAGATGGAGTTTTGGCCAGTCTGCCAGACCATTCTCTCGGGAATACTCCGAAGCAGAATTTCACCATGTAGATCcaccaaagaaaaaagaaatgcctGCCTCAGAAATTATTGCAATTAATCGTCCTGATATTGATTATGCCGAAAAGTTGAATGTGGACGTTGAGAGCAGTCGTCGAAAAGATGCAACAGAGCGACTGTCCTCTAGGTCAAATCATACCCCCACTCAGGACAGTAATATAGACATTAAAAAGCCACTTGAAAAATCTGTTGATGATGAGTATTCAGTTAATGACATTCATGAAGCGTTGGGCCAATCACCATATTCCACAAGGAGCATTCCTAGTAAAACCGAAGATGTCCCGTTTCCGGAAGTTAAACCGCAGAGTCACGAACCCATCAGAACAAGCGTAACTGGCAGAGTTGAATCTTCAGGACCTGTCACTGAACTGAGTTCTGGATCTAAGGAGGAGAGACCTGATATTGTATCTGATCTTCCTTCTGAAGGATCGTGCTCATTCCTGTCCCCCACACCCTCGATGGAAGATGATATCTCCAAGAACCGCATCAATCTAACAGCGGAAGCCATCACATCAGATATATCCCCTAGGAGTCGTGATGGTGATGCTAGTACGGACATCCTTGCCATGGCCATGTCCTTACCAGAATCAACCATTGACACCGATGAAGACGAAGGTGAAGAAGAGAGACGCTCTCACGAGGATGAACCCCCGCACTTTGAAGCAGATGACTCGGACATCACGGATGAGTCCGAGGATGCTGTCGGTGGTTATGACCTGGTGAaggacgaagatgatgatgacattcGTCACGAGCCTGACAGTGCTCGTGGAACTCTGGAAGAGCTTGAGGACTCTGTAGAGGACCAGggttatgacatttcattcaACATTGAAGGGTTCATGCCTGGTGAAATGAGATCTGCCAGTGATGACGATTCAACGGAGCAGTCATCCTCTTCAGGAGAGGAACATGCTGCCGATGATACA TCGTACCAAATCCAGATCCAAGGTTTATCAGATACAGAGGAGGTCGCAGCAACGCCGAAGACCAAAGCGGACAGACGGGTAACATTCACCAGACAACCCGCACAG